The Pseudomonas sp. G2-4 genome window below encodes:
- the glsB gene encoding glutaminase B — translation MQALLNEILDAVRPLIGQGKVADYIPALGTVVPNQLGIAVYGNDGEMYCAGDADTVFSVQSISKVFSLVQAIGHSGEAIWERLGHEPSGQPFNSLVQLEFERGRPRNPFINAGALVICDINQSRFAAPALSMRDFVRRLSGNPQVMVDGKVAESEYQHRARNAAMAYLMQSFGNFHNDVEAVLRSYFSHCALRMSCIDLARAFCFLANDGFCKHSGEQILSARQTQQVNSIMATSGLYDEAGNFAYRVGLPGKSGVGGGIVAVVPGRFTVCVWSPELNVAGNSLAGMAALELLSQRIGWSVF, via the coding sequence ATGCAAGCACTGTTGAACGAGATCCTCGATGCGGTTCGCCCCCTGATCGGTCAGGGCAAGGTGGCCGACTACATTCCGGCCCTGGGCACCGTGGTGCCTAACCAGCTGGGCATTGCCGTGTACGGCAACGACGGCGAGATGTATTGCGCCGGCGACGCCGATACGGTGTTTTCTGTGCAGAGTATTTCCAAGGTGTTCAGCCTGGTGCAGGCCATCGGGCATTCCGGCGAAGCGATCTGGGAACGTCTGGGCCATGAGCCATCCGGCCAGCCTTTCAACTCCCTGGTGCAGCTGGAATTCGAGCGCGGTCGGCCGCGCAACCCGTTCATCAACGCCGGCGCCTTGGTGATTTGCGATATCAATCAGTCGCGTTTCGCCGCCCCCGCGTTGTCGATGCGCGATTTCGTGCGGCGCCTGTCAGGCAACCCGCAAGTGATGGTGGACGGCAAGGTCGCTGAGTCGGAATACCAGCATCGCGCACGCAACGCCGCGATGGCCTACTTGATGCAGTCCTTCGGCAACTTCCATAACGACGTGGAGGCGGTGCTGCGCAGTTATTTCAGCCACTGCGCCCTGCGGATGAGCTGCATCGACCTGGCCCGGGCGTTTTGCTTCCTGGCCAACGACGGGTTCTGCAAACACAGTGGCGAGCAGATCCTCAGTGCGCGGCAGACTCAGCAGGTCAATTCCATCATGGCCACCAGCGGGCTGTATGACGAAGCCGGTAATTTCGCCTATCGCGTGGGCCTGCCGGGCAAGAGCGGGGTGGGGGGCGGAATTGTTGCGGTAGTGCCGGGACGCTTCACGGTGTGTGTCTGGTCGCCTGAGCTCAATGTCGCCGGTAACTCGCTGGCGGGCATGGCGGCGCTGGAGTTGCTCAGCCAGCGGATCGGCTGGTCGGTGTTCTAG
- a CDS encoding manganese catalase family protein — translation MFLHNKRLQYTVRVAEPNPGLANLLLEQFGGAQGELAAASRYFTQALSEDDPGRKDLLMDIATEELSHLEVIGSIIVMLNKGAKGQMAEGVEKEGQLYRDINGAGNDSHITSLLYGAGSPLTNSAGVPWTAAYVDTIGEPTADMRSNIAAEARAKIIYERLMNLTDDPGVKEALGFLMTREIAHQMSFEKALHSIQPNFPQGKLPGMPEFTNVYFNMSQGEPTVRGPWNQGDDWEFVENPTPAVDGGDGLASVQLSKKDEALLMDMKARTMSNPESDPTTGADLGSGMQGDKL, via the coding sequence AACAAAAGACTGCAATACACCGTGCGTGTCGCTGAACCTAATCCAGGGTTGGCCAACCTGCTGCTCGAACAGTTCGGTGGCGCCCAAGGAGAGTTGGCTGCGGCATCACGTTATTTCACCCAGGCGCTGTCCGAGGATGATCCGGGTCGCAAGGATTTGCTGATGGATATCGCCACCGAAGAGCTCAGTCATCTGGAGGTGATCGGTTCGATCATTGTGATGCTGAACAAGGGCGCCAAGGGTCAGATGGCTGAGGGCGTGGAGAAGGAAGGTCAACTGTACCGAGACATTAACGGTGCCGGTAATGACTCCCACATCACGAGCCTCTTGTATGGCGCCGGCTCGCCGCTGACCAACTCCGCCGGTGTGCCTTGGACCGCCGCCTATGTGGACACTATCGGTGAACCAACGGCGGACATGCGCTCCAACATCGCCGCCGAGGCCCGGGCGAAAATCATCTATGAACGGCTGATGAACCTCACGGATGACCCTGGCGTAAAAGAAGCGCTGGGTTTTTTGATGACGCGTGAAATCGCTCACCAGATGTCGTTTGAAAAAGCCCTGCATTCCATCCAGCCCAATTTCCCCCAAGGCAAATTGCCGGGCATGCCGGAGTTTACCAATGTGTACTTCAACATGTCCCAGGGCGAACCTACGGTGCGTGGGCCGTGGAACCAGGGCGATGATTGGGAGTTCGTCGAGAATCCAACGCCAGCCGTGGACGGGGGCGATGGCTTGGCCAGCGTACAGTTGAGTAAAAAGGACGAAGCACTGTTAATGGACATGAAGGCGCGGACGATGTCCAACCCCGAAAGCGACCCCACCACGGGCGCCGACTTGGGTTCGGGGATGCAAGGTGACAAACTGTAA
- a CDS encoding ZIP family metal transporter — MDQPTSRIRSPWRNWLGPVQNNLLLGVSFWLGLAVITALLLYSGYNALVGADRQNLGYAVLGGTSGFVATALGAMMAVVLRDISSRTQDIMLGFAAGMMLAASSFSLILPGIEAAQVICGNQLLAAFVVVVGLGLGVALMIGLDRFVPHEHELSGRRGPQAERINRVWLFVLAITLHNLPEGMAIGVSFADGDFKVGLPLTTAIAIQDIPEGLAIAMALRVTGISTLRAALIAVGSGLMEPLGSVIGLGMSSGVAVAYPISLGLAAGAMIFVVSHEVIPETHRNGHETPATLGLMMGFAVMMFLDTALG, encoded by the coding sequence ATGGACCAGCCCACTTCCCGGATCCGATCGCCCTGGCGTAACTGGCTGGGTCCTGTGCAGAACAACCTGCTGCTGGGGGTGAGCTTCTGGCTGGGGTTGGCAGTCATTACCGCGTTGTTGCTCTACAGCGGCTACAACGCTCTGGTGGGGGCTGACCGGCAAAACCTGGGGTATGCGGTACTGGGCGGCACGTCCGGCTTCGTCGCCACTGCGTTGGGCGCCATGATGGCGGTGGTGCTGCGCGATATCTCGTCCCGTACCCAGGACATCATGCTGGGTTTCGCCGCGGGCATGATGCTCGCCGCGAGTTCATTCTCACTGATCTTGCCGGGGATCGAGGCTGCGCAGGTCATTTGTGGCAATCAGCTGCTTGCCGCGTTTGTCGTCGTAGTCGGCTTGGGGCTGGGCGTCGCCTTGATGATCGGCCTTGACCGTTTCGTTCCCCACGAACACGAGTTGAGTGGTCGGCGCGGCCCGCAGGCCGAACGCATCAATCGTGTCTGGCTGTTCGTCCTCGCCATCACCTTGCACAATTTACCGGAAGGCATGGCCATTGGTGTCAGTTTTGCCGACGGCGATTTCAAGGTCGGCCTGCCCCTGACCACCGCCATTGCCATCCAGGACATCCCCGAGGGCCTGGCCATTGCCATGGCGCTGCGCGTTACCGGCATCAGCACCCTGCGTGCCGCGCTGATTGCGGTGGGCTCGGGTCTGATGGAACCGCTGGGCTCGGTGATCGGCCTGGGCATGTCCTCGGGCGTGGCGGTCGCGTACCCCATCAGCCTCGGGCTGGCGGCGGGGGCGATGATCTTCGTGGTGTCCCACGAAGTGATTCCCGAGACCCACCGCAACGGCCATGAGACGCCCGCTACCCTGGGCCTGATGATGGGGTTTGCGGTGATGATGTTTCTCGATACTGCGCTCGGTTGA